The region CGATATAGCATTATCGGGCACGATCTAGCAGCATGTGGTACGACATAATGGCATTGCCATTACGATAAGGCAACATATCGGGTACGATATAGTATCTCCGGCTACATAACCATGTAGTACGATATAATGCCTCACCGCACACGATCTAATGACAATTTTGTCCAGTATACTACGGAGCCCTGTTAGTGCCACCTGCGTGTGTGTACACTTTTTTATTTTCCCGGGGAGACTTTTTTACTTTCGGCGtgactcttgtttttatttgtgtcaATGGCGCGACTTTTCTTAAtctggcgcgacttttttttatttggcgcgacttttttttatttagcgCGACTTTTTTTGATTTGGAACGACTTTTTTTTgcttggcgcgactttttttaatttggcgcgacttttttaatttggcgcgactttttttaatttggcgcgactttttttttttggcgcgacttttttaatttggcgcgacttttttttgtttggcgcgactttttttaatttggcgcgacttttttctCTGGCTGCTGAGAGCAACCGCTTTCCTTCATCACCGTAGATTcataattcaaaatggcggcggcAAAGGAAATACGCAACAATCTCATTGAAGAATATTTCCATATGGGCTTTAGCTATAAGGAAATTATTGATTGCCTTTTCTTCAACCATGAAGTTAACATAAGTTTACGACAGCTTAAACGAGTATTATCGAAAAAAAACCTCGGACGACGACGTTTCAGCAACTTCGATGAGGTAGTATACGCCATAGAAGAGGAGTTAAACAGCAGTGGGAGCGTTGTTGGCTATAGAAGTATGTGGCAGAAACTAGTGGTTAACCATAAATTATCTGTCAGCAAAGAATTTGTTCGAAATGCATTAAGAATCTTGGACCCTGGAGGGGTAGAAAGGCGCTCAAGGCACAGACTTCAAAGGCGGCAATATCATGCAAAGGGACCAAACTTTATTTGGCACATTGATGGGTACGACAAACTGAAACCGTATGGATTTTGTATCCACGGTTGCATTGACGGATACTCAAGGAAGATCATGTGGCTCGAAGTTGGGCGTACGAATAACCACCCAGGTATCGTCGCAAGGTATTTTCTTGACTGTGTGCAAAATGTTGGTGGCACCGCCCGTGTAATTCGTGGAGACTTCGGAACAGAAAACGTTAGAATTGCCGCTATTCAACGCTATCTACGACATGACGC is a window of Montipora foliosa isolate CH-2021 chromosome 5, ASM3666993v2, whole genome shotgun sequence DNA encoding:
- the LOC138004530 gene encoding uncharacterized protein, translating into MAAAKEIRNNLIEEYFHMGFSYKEIIDCLFFNHEVNISLRQLKRVLSKKNLGRRRFSNFDEVVYAIEEELNSSGSVVGYRSMWQKLVVNHKLSVSKEFVRNALRILDPGGVERRSRHRLQRRQYHAKGPNFIWHIDGYDKLKPYGFCIHGCIDGYSRKIMWLEVGRTNNHPGIVARYFLDCVQNVGGTARVIRGDFGTENVRIAAIQRYLRHDADDSMSGEKSFLYGRLVSNQRIEAWWGQLRRSTSDWWMTHFEQLRSSGLYCDANVVHVECLLFCYMAIIGEELQRVARLWNLHRIRPSTRNNNSPHGRPFLLYQQPEITGTVDYKHDVLIDDLDVARQMCCDDLPVDLSPEFTALAEVIMTEEGLRMPENADEARNLYSTLINEINKIT